The DNA window GTGGACGAGGATCTAAGTCAAGACCATGAACAATTAAAGCATGATCAAGTTGAATTTGGATCATTTTATGAAGATGGTCATATTTTACATAATGTCAAAATTAATACCCAATCAGACTTTTTCCTCGATCCGACCCGGGAAGATACCGTCAAGTGGCGTGTTAGTTTTACGGTTGCTAAAGATGTCCGACCAGCCGATCAATTTACTGTTCAACTATCATCAAATTTGATGGTTGCGCCTAATGGTTATCCTAAAAAACCAGTTCCTGACTTTAGTGATCAAGATGGGGTTGTTATTGCGATGGGGGCCTATGACCGTGATAAGCACGAACTTGTCTATACTTTTACCAATTACGTAACCGAGCATCGACAAATAATTGGTGGATTAGAGGGAGAATTAGCAATTGATCCACTCACAACTCCAGAGAACGAATTTGGCTTGGAATGTTTTATAAGTGTTGATGATTACCGAAAAGACTTTACGATTGATATCGACTATCCAGACCTTGCTAACGATATGTTTCTCGGGATTTCTAGCCGGATGATGAATTTTGATAAGGATCAGCAGCTCTTTGAGGACATTATCTATGTTAATCTGGCACAAAAAGACCTTAATCATGCCTATATTGTCTTTAACACGAGTGACCTAGTAGAAGAGTTATCTAATGCCGTAGTAAAGCCGTCAACAATGCGGATTGAGATTTATCGTAATTCACGGGGATTAAAGTTGCCTCAATCATATGGGGTAAACCTTCAACGACTACGGGATATTTCTAATCAATTCCCAGTAGTGGAAGGGGATCACCTTGTCGAGACACCTTATACAATGTCCTTTGCTGATAACAAGATGCGTTTGAATTTTGGTGCGGATCAGACTAATGATTCCTATATTATTAGGGTAGTCGGCCAATATAATGATGAACTTGATGGAACAGTACGATTGCGGGCTCGTTTATTTGGGATGGACCAGCAAAATGTTTATATGAGTAATTCTACGGCTGCAGCAGCTACTGGAACTTCGATGGTCGCAAGTGGCCATGCTATTTCTAAGGAGAAATTAGTAGAGGCGGCAGCGATCACAACAGAAGACTTGAAGCAAGAAGAACCTTTTGTCAATGTGGAAGAACCTCTTGAACCTTCAGCAGTTGAAGGAGTGGAGGAAGATGGTGACGTTCCTTTTGCTTCTGATAATCAGGAACAGTTTGCTAGTTTTCAAGCGGAAGAAGAGGAAATGCCAATCGAAGAAAATCAGGAAGATATCCCGACTAATGATGTTGCTGCAGAAGAGCAAGTTGAACCCCAAGAAGATTCCCCGCAAAGTGCAGTTTCAGTTCCAGATGATGCAGCCGTTGAAGAAGAATCTGACTCATCAGCTTATATAATTTCATTTAATTCAGATGAGGAAGAGGAGTCGCTTGTTGCTACTGAACAAGAAGAAAATCAGGCGGAAGCTTCTACAGTCAGTGCAGCAGTTGGTGGGGATGAATTATCGATCTCCTTTGACATCGCTCCGCAAGCGGCACCAGCAGAGACTAAAGAAGATCTAACAGAAGAAACTGAATCTTCAGATGAGGAAGAGGAGTTTACTACACCACCCGAAAAATTAGGAGCAGAACCTACTCAGGCATTATCTGAAGAATCCGCAACCCCTGAGCCTGTTGTTGAAATTAAAGTTAGTGAAGAGGAGACAAGCGCAGCACCATTACCAATGCCCGGACGACGACCACCTCGCCGGCACAGTCGTTTTCAAAATACAACCCGGTCGAATCATTCGTTGCGTCATTTGCGGTGATTCTAATAGCAAAATAAAGTGTCAGGAGAGATTATCCTGGCATTTTATTTTTGTCAAAATGTAATCGTTTACATAAAATGCTTGCAATTAAAAATATAGGTGTTAATATTTAATTGGAGTTAAGTAAACGTTTACATTAATATTTAAAGTGAAAATTATAGTAGTTTTATGGAGAGAGGTTTTATTTTATGGAAAACAATCATTGGTGGAATAAATCGGTTGTTTATCAAATTTATCCAAAAAGTTTTCAAGATACCAATCATGATGGTGTCGGTGACCTTCGTGGAATAATTGATCGTCTCGATTACATTAAGGAATTAGGCGTCGATGTCATTTGGTTGAACCCCATTTATGAGTCACCACAATTTGATAATGGTTATGATATCAGCAACTATGAAGCAATTAACCCGACTCTTGGCAACATGGATGATTTTCAAGAATTGATCGATTGCGTTCATGAACGTGGAATGAAATTGGTCATGGACTTAGTAGTTAACCATACTTCTGACCAACATGACTGGTTTAAGGAATCACGAAAGGGCAAAGACAATCCATATCGTGATTATTATATTTGGCGTGACGGTAAGAAGGGTGAAGAGCCAAATAATTGGGGTTCCTACTTCTCTGGTGCTGCTTGGAAATATGATGATGAATCCGGCCAATATTACCTTCATCTTTTTGCTCCAGAACAACCAGATCTAAATTGGGAAAATCCGAAAGTTCGGCACTCTGTTTATGACATGATGAACTGGTGGGCTGCCAAGGGTGTCGATGGTTTTCGGATGGACGTTATTAACCTAATTTCTAAGCCGGATGGATTGCCTGATGCTAACAAGAACGAAGACGAGAAATACGCCAATGTTGAACCGTTAGTATCAAATGGTCATCGCATTCATGAATTCTTACAAGAAATGAATAAGAATGTTATGAGTAAGCATAAGATGGTGACAGTTGGTGAAACACCGGGCGCTACACCGGAAGATGCCGAGAAGTATGCCAGCCTTGATAATAAAGAATTAAATATGATTTTCCAATTTGAACACATGGGCCTTGATAGCAACCCTAATCCAGCCCTTGGTAAGTGGGATGATCGCAAGACGAGCCTTAAAGATTTGCGGGCAAACTTAACGAAGTGGCAAGAAAAATTGTATGGCAAGGCTTGGAACTCCCTTTATTGGAACAACCATGACCAGCCACGGGTTGTATCACGGTTTGGTAATGACCAGACCGAAGATTATCGAGTTAAATCTGCCAAGATGTTAGCAACCATGACCCATATGATGCAAGGAACGCCATACATTTATGAAAGGGAAGAAATTGGCATGACTAACGCCTATTTCCCAAAGCTTGAAGATTACGTCGACCTTGAATCGATTAATGCCTACCACCAACTTGTTGATGACCAGCATTTGCTTGATGGCGAGACGATGATGAAGTACATTGCGATCCATTCACGTGATAATGCGCGGACACCAATGCAATGGGATGATAGCGAGTATGCAGGCTTTTCCGATCATACTCCATGGGAAAAGGTTAATCCAAATTACAAGCAGATTAATGTCAAAAATGCATTAGCTGATAAGAATTCAATTTTCTATTACTATCAAAAATTGATTGAACTACGACACACAATGCCGGTAATTACTAATGGAAAGTATGCGTTAGTTCCTGGTAATGAAGATGATGAACAGGTCTTTGCATACACACGCCAAGATGATGACACTACTTTGTTGATAATCTTGAACTATACTGATGAGACTGTTAACCGCCATTATAATGTGCCAGCTGATGCGAAGTTACTAATTAGTAATTATGAGGATGATCAAAATGATACTATCCGGCCATACGAAGCTAAGGTTTATCAATACTAGAGTGGGGATGAATAATCATGGGATAAATCACTTTCGAATTCGAAACAAAAAGTTGAAACGAAGCAGGTTGATCTGGATACAGGGATGCCAGACTTGCCAAAAAAGAGCTATTTGCGATTACATTTGCTTTTCTGGGAATAAACATGGCTTTCTCACTGCAGAGTTCTCAGATGAGTCGGATTTGTCAAACGATTGGGGCAAATCCTAACAACCTAGGTTTCTTCTTCATTTTTCCACCATTAATGGGGATGATTGTACAACCGATTATGGGGAAGATGTCAGATCGAACCTGGAATCGCTTTGGTCGCCGGTTGCCCTACCTATTATTTGGGACACCGATTGCGGCATTAGTTTTGATCATGTTACCATTCTCCGGTTCCCTTGGTTTCGGCTATGGTTCAATGGCTGCGATGATTTATGCTGCGACGGCGGTATGTTTGATGGACTTATTTAGTAATATTTGTATGCAGCCATCACGGATGATTGTTGGTGACATGGTTAATAACAAGCAGAAGAACTTTGCTTGGTCCTGGCAACAAGTCTTTTCCAATGGTGGGGGAATTTTAGCAACGATCTTACCATTTATCTTTACGATGTTCGGGATGTCAAATACTGCTAAACGAGGAGTTGTGCCAAACACTGTTATCTGGTCATACCTTTGTGCAGCGGCGGTTCTTCTATTTACGGGATTATGGACGGTCTTTAATGTTAAGGAATATGATCCGGAAACATATGCAAAATACCACCACATTGATCCAGAAGAGCAAAACAAATCAGTCAGCCTTTGGGAATTGATTAAGACGGCACCGCGCGCTTTCTGGGAAATCAACCTGGTTCAATTATTTAGTTGGTTTGCGATTATGTATGTTTGGACATACACAACTGGAACCTGTGCTCGTAATATTTGGCATACGTCTGATGTAACTTCTGCCGGTTATCAGGCTGCTGGTAACTGGTACGGTATTTTAACTGCCGTTTACAGTATTGCTGGCATTGTTTGGGGATTAATTTATGCTCATGCTAAGGCTGGCTCACGGAAGAAGTGGTACACGTTTGGAATGATTGTTGGTGGCTTAGGATTAATTTGGATGACCTTTGTAACAACTAAGACTACTTCAATCATTGCAATGATCATGTTTGGAATTGGTAACTTCAGTATCAACACGATTCCATTTACCCTCCTTACTTCATCTTTGAATGGTAAAAATGAAGGTGCCTACCTCGGACTCTTCAATGTTGGAATCTGTGTACCGCAAATTGTTGCATCGTTATGTAGCTTCTTCCTTTTCCCACTTGTTGGTCACAATCAACCAATGATGCTTTTGCTTGGTGGCATCTCCCTTCTTATTGGGGCTTTAGCTGTCCAAGCAATTCATGAAGGGGTAACTGTTAAAGAAGTGTAGCGCTAATTAAATCTCTCCTTAATATAAAATAGTTAAAATAAAAGCGGGACTAGAAATTTATCCGGTCTCGCTTTTATTATCTATTTAATTGTGATGGCTTCCAAAGATTGATCTTCTTTAACGTGCAGCAACGCATTAACCGTATCAAGTGAAGTCATGAGTGGTACGTTTTGCGCGATTGTACTTTGGCGGATCTGAAAACCAAGTGAATCTTGTTCGTAATCGTGGCGCATGGTGTTGATAACGAGGTCGATCTGCCCGGATTTTAAGAGGCGGTTGAGTTCATCGATATTGGATATTTCTTGATGGATGTGAATTCCGTTATCCTTAAAGTATGATGCTGTTTGCGGGGTAGTGAAAACTTGGTAGCCAATCTGAGCAAACCGTTTTGCTAGTGGGAGAATGTCTTCTTCATCCCCATTTTCAATCGTAAAGAGAATTTTGCCATTGTTAGGGACTTGAACGTGTGCTCCAGAAAAGGCTTTATGAAGTGCTTTTGCATAGGTGGTATCTGTCCCCATCACTTCGCCTGTCGATTTCATTTCTGGACTGAGGTAAGAATCAACATTCGCTAGCTTGTTAAAACTAAAGACGGGAGCTTTAACATGAATAGTTTGTGGCTCTGGGTAAAGCCCGTTAGTAAAGCCTTGATCAGCAAGGGACTGTCCAAGGATAACTCTGGTAGCAACTTGGGCCATTTCGATCCCTGTAATTTTGCTGAGGAATGGCACTGTCCGACTAGCGCGCGGATTAACTTCAAGGATGTACACCTCATGATTATGAACAATAAATTGGATGTTCATAATGCCGATACATTTAAGCGCAACTGCTAATTTTTCGGTGGCAGTAACGATTTGCTGTTTAATGTCATCATCAAAATGTTGTGGGGGATAAACTGCCATTGAATCTCCCGAATGAACGCCCGCGTGTTCAATATGTTCCATTATTCCGGGGATAAGGACGTCCTTCCCATCACAAATTGCGTCTACTTCACATTCCCGTCCTTCAAGGTAAGCATCGATTAAAATGGGGTGATCAGCAGTAATGGAGGCGTTTTGTTGAAGGTATTGGTCCAGTTCTTCTTGATTATAAACAGTCTCCATGGCCTTCCCACCGAGAACATAACTTGGACGAACGAGAACGGGATAGCCGATTTTTTCAGCCGCTTTGATAACGGCAGAGTGAGTAGTCGCGGTTAAACCGATTGGCTGCTTAAGATTTAGATCAGTAATAACTTTATCGAATACTTCTCGATCTTCCGCGGCATCAAGATCTTCAACGGTTGTTCCAAGAATATTAACCCCGTTTTTAACAAGACCTTCTGCTAAATTAATCGCCGTTTGTCCACCGAATTGAACAATCACGCCTACTGGTTGTTCGAGATCAACCACGTTTAGGACATCTTCAAGCGTGAGGGGCTCGAAATAGAGTTTATCGGAAACCGAGAAATCTGTTGAAACAGTTTCTGGATTAGAATTAATGACAATTGCTTCGTAGCCAGCCCGTTGAATTGCCTTAACGCTGTGAACGGTCGCGTAGTCAAACTCGACTCCTTGACCAATCCGGATTGGCCCTGAGCCAATGACAAGGATCGATGGTTTTTTTGTTCGTTGACTTTCGTTTTCATGGTCATATGCACTGTAGAAATAAGGGGTTGAAGAAGCAAATTCAGCAGCACAGGTATCGATCATCTTATATACGGAGAGAACTCCATTTTGTTTTCGGAAATCCCGAACTTCTTGTGAGGAAGTATACCAAAGGTGGGCAATTGTTGCATCGCTAAAACCATATTTTTTGCCTGTCATCAGTGTTTCTGCATCAAATGGTTTGGTGCTAAGATCGTCTTCGAGTTCCACCAAGTGTTTGACGATATCGAGGAAATAAGGGGAAATCTTAGTTAAGTCATGAGTTTGCTGAAGGGAGTACCCACGCCGAAATGCTTCTGCTAAATAAAATAACCGATCATCTTGGGGATAACGTAACTTCTTTTCCAGTATATCTGTTGGCGCATGGTGTGCCTCTGCTGAAAAGAGGTCTTTTTCATCAATTTCAAGTGAGCGGACAGCCTTATGGAGGGCTTCTTCAGCCGTCCGACCAATTGCCATTACTTCTCCGGTGGCTTTCATCTGACTGCCCAGGTGTCGATCAGCTTGAGCGAATTTATCAAACGGCCAGCGGGGAATTTTGCAGACAACATAGTCAAGTGCCGGTTCAAATTCAGCAAAAGTCGTCTTGGTAACGGGATTCTTAATTTCATCGAGGATAAGGCCAACCGCAATTTTAGCAGCCATTTTAGCGATTGGATAACCAGTTGCCTTGGAAGCAAGGGCAGATGAACGGGAAACCCGCGGATTAACTTCGATAACGTTATACTGGAAACTTTGCGGATCAAGAGCCAGTTGGACGTTACATCCCCCTTCGATTTTGAGGGCACGAATTAGCTTGAGCGCGCAATCACGGAGCATCTGGTATTCACGGTCGCTAAGGGTCTGGTTAGGGGCAAATACGATGGAGTCACCAGTATGAATTCCCACCGGATCAAAGTTTTCCATGCAGCAAACGACCATTACATTGTCAGCTGCATCCCGCATTACTTCAAACTCGATTTCCTTATAACCCGCGATTGATTTTTCAATTAAACATTGGGTGGCAGGGGATAATTCCAAGCCATTTTTGGCAACAGTACGCATTTCTGCATCATTATGGCAGATCCCACCACCTGTACCACCCATGGTAAAGGCGGGACGGACGATTACTGGATATCCACATTGGTGTGCGAATTCGACTGCTTCATCAACAGTATTAACTGTCTGCGAAGCGGGAACAGGTTCACCAAGCTCATTCATTAATTCCTTAAATTTTTCTCGGTCTTCTGCTTCATCAATCGAATCCAGCTTAGTTCCGAGAAGTTCAATTCCTAATTCATCGAGGAGACCAGTTTTAGATAAGGAGACAGCTAAGTTGAGGCCAATTTGTCCGCCAAGGGTTGGTAAAATTGCATCAGGATATTCTTGACGGATAATGCGAGAGAGGGAGTCAACCGTTAATGGTTCGATGTAGACATGATCTGCAATTTCCTTATCGGTCATGATTGTTGCTGGATTAGAATTAACAAGAACAGTTTCGTATCCTTCTTCGCGGAGGGCGAGACAAGCCTGCGTGCCGGAATAATCAAATTCAGCTGCTTGACCAATAATAATAGGACCAGACCCGATGACGAGAATTTTATGAATATCAGTTCGTTTAGGCATAGGCGAGGACCTCCTTATTACTGTCAATTAATGCCATGAATTTATCAAAAAGCTGTTCAGCATCGTGGGGGCCTGGCGCAGCGTCTGGGTGGAACTGAACGGAAAATGCTGGATACTTTGAATGTTGGAGTCCTTCAACCGTGCCATCGTTCACTTCAAGGTGGGTGATTTGGAGGTCGGTATCATCAATGGAGGATGGATCAACCGCAAAACCATGATTTTGGGAGGTAAATGCAATTTTTCCTGTTTGGAGATTACGGACGGGATGGTTAAAACCACGGTGACCAAATTTCATCTTATAAGTTTTGGCACCATTAGCTAGAGCAAAGATTTGATGGCCCATGCAAATGCCGAAGATGGGAAGATGTTTTTCTAATTCCGTGACGGTTGCAGCTGCGTTTGTCATTTCAAGCGGATCACCAGGCCCGTTGGAAAGAAGGATACCGTCTGGATTGAATGCCATTATTTCGCTGATCGAGGCGTTATAAGGAAGGACGATCGCATTGCAGTCTCTTTTATTTAATTCACGGAGAATGCTATTTTTCATCCCGAAGTCAAGAACAACAACAGTTCGCTTAGTTCCTGGATTAGCGTAGGATTCTTTAGTAGATACTTTACTAATAATGTTATGGGTTGGCGAAGTTTGCTTTAACTGTTCAAGCTTATCTTTGACATCGGTAATATTATCGGTCATGATTCCGCGTAATGTACCATATTGACGAAGCTTACGGACTAGTTCACGTGTATCAATTCCTTGAAGGCCAGGAATTTGGTGTTTTGCTAAGAAGTTAGGGAGTGAGTCAGTCATGCGCCAGTTGCTGGGAACACGTGCGACATGATGACAAACTACACCCTTGATTTGGGGATGCAATGTTTCGTTGTCTTCACTATTAATCCCATAGTTACCGATGAGAGGATTGGTAAAGACTAAAATTTGATGGGCAAAAGATTGGTCGGTAATTGCTTCTTGGTAGCCGACCATCCCTGTTGTGAAGACGACCTCACCAAGAGTTGCCTTGATAGCGCCAAAACCCTCGCCGGTATAAACAGTACCATCTTCTAGAATTAAATATCGTTTCATGAGTTTCATCCTTTCTTACAAAACCCTTCCACTGATCACATAAACTAGTTGCACGTTGTAAAAAAATTTAATAAAAAACGCTTAAACCATTGGTGATGGGCTTAAGCGTATACGAAAAATTGAATATATATGTATAATTCAATGTTAGTAATACAACGCTGCCCTTGTTAGCCTCACGGGACCAAATTAAAGGATAATGATTGATACTAAACTACTGTAAATTTATACTTTTGTCAAGTTTTTAATGTATTTTTATGCAAAAATGTGTTTATTATAAACGAAAAATTGCATAAAGACTTTTAGGTATTATAACAAATCTTATTTAAAATAAAAGCCTAAATTTCAAGAATAAGTTAGCCACTGGACTCAAATAAATAATACTGACCAATTGATTATTGGTTGATGGAGCTGTGATATCTCTTGGTAGAAGGCCTTACGATAGATATCCATTGACGAATGTCCATTAAA is part of the Limosilactobacillus reuteri genome and encodes:
- a CDS encoding fibrinogen-binding adhesin SdrG C-terminal domain-containing protein, which gives rise to MMDNYQAMNFYYGLLNLRAGFFKANLCEILMAIAQSVPDENQQSATAYHTVDEDLSQDHEQLKHDQVEFGSFYEDGHILHNVKINTQSDFFLDPTREDTVKWRVSFTVAKDVRPADQFTVQLSSNLMVAPNGYPKKPVPDFSDQDGVVIAMGAYDRDKHELVYTFTNYVTEHRQIIGGLEGELAIDPLTTPENEFGLECFISVDDYRKDFTIDIDYPDLANDMFLGISSRMMNFDKDQQLFEDIIYVNLAQKDLNHAYIVFNTSDLVEELSNAVVKPSTMRIEIYRNSRGLKLPQSYGVNLQRLRDISNQFPVVEGDHLVETPYTMSFADNKMRLNFGADQTNDSYIIRVVGQYNDELDGTVRLRARLFGMDQQNVYMSNSTAAAATGTSMVASGHAISKEKLVEAAAITTEDLKQEEPFVNVEEPLEPSAVEGVEEDGDVPFASDNQEQFASFQAEEEEMPIEENQEDIPTNDVAAEEQVEPQEDSPQSAVSVPDDAAVEEESDSSAYIISFNSDEEEESLVATEQEENQAEASTVSAAVGGDELSISFDIAPQAAPAETKEDLTEETESSDEEEEFTTPPEKLGAEPTQALSEESATPEPVVEIKVSEEETSAAPLPMPGRRPPRRHSRFQNTTRSNHSLRHLR
- a CDS encoding alpha-glucosidase gives rise to the protein MENNHWWNKSVVYQIYPKSFQDTNHDGVGDLRGIIDRLDYIKELGVDVIWLNPIYESPQFDNGYDISNYEAINPTLGNMDDFQELIDCVHERGMKLVMDLVVNHTSDQHDWFKESRKGKDNPYRDYYIWRDGKKGEEPNNWGSYFSGAAWKYDDESGQYYLHLFAPEQPDLNWENPKVRHSVYDMMNWWAAKGVDGFRMDVINLISKPDGLPDANKNEDEKYANVEPLVSNGHRIHEFLQEMNKNVMSKHKMVTVGETPGATPEDAEKYASLDNKELNMIFQFEHMGLDSNPNPALGKWDDRKTSLKDLRANLTKWQEKLYGKAWNSLYWNNHDQPRVVSRFGNDQTEDYRVKSAKMLATMTHMMQGTPYIYEREEIGMTNAYFPKLEDYVDLESINAYHQLVDDQHLLDGETMMKYIAIHSRDNARTPMQWDDSEYAGFSDHTPWEKVNPNYKQINVKNALADKNSIFYYYQKLIELRHTMPVITNGKYALVPGNEDDEQVFAYTRQDDDTTLLIILNYTDETVNRHYNVPADAKLLISNYEDDQNDTIRPYEAKVYQY
- the carB gene encoding carbamoyl-phosphate synthase large subunit, which translates into the protein MPKRTDIHKILVIGSGPIIIGQAAEFDYSGTQACLALREEGYETVLVNSNPATIMTDKEIADHVYIEPLTVDSLSRIIRQEYPDAILPTLGGQIGLNLAVSLSKTGLLDELGIELLGTKLDSIDEAEDREKFKELMNELGEPVPASQTVNTVDEAVEFAHQCGYPVIVRPAFTMGGTGGGICHNDAEMRTVAKNGLELSPATQCLIEKSIAGYKEIEFEVMRDAADNVMVVCCMENFDPVGIHTGDSIVFAPNQTLSDREYQMLRDCALKLIRALKIEGGCNVQLALDPQSFQYNVIEVNPRVSRSSALASKATGYPIAKMAAKIAVGLILDEIKNPVTKTTFAEFEPALDYVVCKIPRWPFDKFAQADRHLGSQMKATGEVMAIGRTAEEALHKAVRSLEIDEKDLFSAEAHHAPTDILEKKLRYPQDDRLFYLAEAFRRGYSLQQTHDLTKISPYFLDIVKHLVELEDDLSTKPFDAETLMTGKKYGFSDATIAHLWYTSSQEVRDFRKQNGVLSVYKMIDTCAAEFASSTPYFYSAYDHENESQRTKKPSILVIGSGPIRIGQGVEFDYATVHSVKAIQRAGYEAIVINSNPETVSTDFSVSDKLYFEPLTLEDVLNVVDLEQPVGVIVQFGGQTAINLAEGLVKNGVNILGTTVEDLDAAEDREVFDKVITDLNLKQPIGLTATTHSAVIKAAEKIGYPVLVRPSYVLGGKAMETVYNQEELDQYLQQNASITADHPILIDAYLEGRECEVDAICDGKDVLIPGIMEHIEHAGVHSGDSMAVYPPQHFDDDIKQQIVTATEKLAVALKCIGIMNIQFIVHNHEVYILEVNPRASRTVPFLSKITGIEMAQVATRVILGQSLADQGFTNGLYPEPQTIHVKAPVFSFNKLANVDSYLSPEMKSTGEVMGTDTTYAKALHKAFSGAHVQVPNNGKILFTIENGDEEDILPLAKRFAQIGYQVFTTPQTASYFKDNGIHIHQEISNIDELNRLLKSGQIDLVINTMRHDYEQDSLGFQIRQSTIAQNVPLMTSLDTVNALLHVKEDQSLEAITIK
- the carA gene encoding glutamine-hydrolyzing carbamoyl-phosphate synthase small subunit; the encoded protein is MKRYLILEDGTVYTGEGFGAIKATLGEVVFTTGMVGYQEAITDQSFAHQILVFTNPLIGNYGINSEDNETLHPQIKGVVCHHVARVPSNWRMTDSLPNFLAKHQIPGLQGIDTRELVRKLRQYGTLRGIMTDNITDVKDKLEQLKQTSPTHNIISKVSTKESYANPGTKRTVVVLDFGMKNSILRELNKRDCNAIVLPYNASISEIMAFNPDGILLSNGPGDPLEMTNAAATVTELEKHLPIFGICMGHQIFALANGAKTYKMKFGHRGFNHPVRNLQTGKIAFTSQNHGFAVDPSSIDDTDLQITHLEVNDGTVEGLQHSKYPAFSVQFHPDAAPGPHDAEQLFDKFMALIDSNKEVLAYA